The sequence below is a genomic window from Candidatus Hydrogenedentota bacterium.
GGAAGCGGAATTCGAGGGCGGCAAGGAAGACCTGCTCGAGATGCTGGAGTGGTGTCGCGAGGGTCCCTCATTCGCCGCGGTAACGCGTCTTGATCCCAGATGGGAAGCCGGACCACCGCGTCATGATGCTTTCTATGTGAGGGGCTAGACGGGGACAGAAAGTGCCCGGCCGCGTGTGGCGCGGCTATTTTCTCGCTATCCAAATCATCTCCGTGCTTTCATCTGTCAGGGAACCGCAATCGAAATCGCCGAAGACCGCCTCAATTCTAAATCCTGCTACTATAAGAAGTTGACGCATCTGTTCGGGTGTCAGCCATGCGCGCCGCATTGGAATTGCCGTTGTACGGATGACCTCGTTCTTGCCCTTTACTTCGTGAAG
It includes:
- a CDS encoding acylphosphatase, which translates into the protein MVDRLYVHIEGRVQGVGFRYATQREAMRRGLCGWVRNCRDGSVEAEFEGGKEDLLEMLEWCREGPSFAAVTRLDPRWEAGPPRHDAFYVRG